Proteins encoded together in one Haloarcula rubripromontorii window:
- a CDS encoding FecCD family ABC transporter permease, with product MSSETQGATDARSQARSWLATLDGSLFGLCVASVAVAFGAGLLQVSFGAYSMTILQAWQAVFDPKVWFSVQAWQSFFLGAELPELPKRTLIVWNIRMPRVIVAVLTGMCLAVSGAIFQAVTRNELASPFVLGVSSGAGLTVLLTLVLFSSLAPFLPLFAAVGGSIAFLLVYMIAWKGGTSPVRLVLAGVIVNMVFTSLQRGLFFFADDLGVVQSALAWITGSLTGVGWEEFRIATIPTLAATLLALAGARQLNLLLLGEETASSLGMSVERVRFMLSAVAILAASTAISVAGIIGFFGLVVPHIVRLIVGSDYRRLLIGCVFVGPALMVVADVGARLALNPAQVPVGVVTGVVGGPYFLYLMRRQEQMGEI from the coding sequence ATGTCCAGCGAGACACAGGGCGCTACCGATGCACGGTCGCAAGCCAGATCCTGGCTCGCCACTCTCGATGGGTCCCTGTTCGGGCTGTGTGTCGCAAGCGTTGCTGTCGCCTTTGGAGCTGGGCTGCTTCAGGTGAGCTTCGGGGCGTATTCGATGACGATTCTTCAGGCGTGGCAGGCCGTGTTCGATCCGAAGGTGTGGTTCAGTGTGCAGGCATGGCAGTCGTTTTTCCTCGGGGCCGAACTCCCCGAACTACCGAAACGGACGCTCATCGTCTGGAACATCCGGATGCCGCGGGTAATCGTCGCAGTGCTTACGGGGATGTGTCTCGCCGTCTCCGGAGCGATATTCCAGGCCGTGACGCGAAACGAACTGGCAAGTCCGTTCGTGCTGGGCGTGAGTTCCGGGGCGGGGCTCACTGTCCTGCTAACCCTCGTTCTGTTCAGTAGTCTCGCACCGTTCCTCCCGCTGTTTGCTGCGGTCGGTGGCTCCATCGCGTTCCTGCTCGTGTACATGATTGCGTGGAAGGGCGGCACGAGCCCGGTCAGACTGGTCCTTGCCGGTGTCATCGTCAACATGGTGTTTACCTCCCTCCAGCGGGGGCTGTTCTTCTTCGCCGACGATCTGGGCGTGGTCCAGTCAGCACTGGCCTGGATTACTGGCTCGCTTACTGGCGTCGGCTGGGAGGAGTTCCGCATCGCTACCATCCCGACGCTGGCCGCGACGCTACTCGCGCTGGCCGGGGCGCGCCAACTGAACCTCCTCCTGCTCGGTGAGGAGACCGCAAGCTCGCTCGGGATGAGTGTCGAGCGGGTCCGGTTCATGCTGTCCGCGGTCGCCATTCTGGCGGCCAGTACGGCGATCTCCGTCGCTGGCATCATCGGGTTCTTCGGCCTCGTAGTGCCACACATCGTCCGACTTATCGTCGGGAGCGACTACCGCCGGCTCCTCATCGGCTGCGTGTTCGTCGGGCCGGCGCTGATGGTCGTCGCAGATGTCGGTGCGCGGCTGGCCCTGAACCCC
- a CDS encoding NAD(P)/FAD-dependent oxidoreductase: MVRVGNQSETTLDHDVTIVGGGPAGCSAGVFTARAGLDTVLYDRGRSSLKRCAHLENYLGFPAGIDIETLYDRIQDHAAAAGCTVVSELVESLDRTDDGDGFVVETQDGETATTRRVIAATRYDGEYMRGLDDDAAMFETYEHDGEERETFDREYANADGTTPVPGLYVASPSDEADMQAIIAAGRGARVARRVIADVRIDDGWWETVADGVDWVRREAELDDEWTERATWVDYFDDRYAEDAPVAPDSDQFQRVREAVIDERRSSYITSDEIAARTETGQETLAGYLDPAAVVSGLDQTAVLDAMDDETIRDYLTASDGRTEVSE, encoded by the coding sequence ATGGTGAGAGTGGGGAACCAGTCGGAGACGACGCTCGACCACGACGTCACCATCGTCGGGGGCGGTCCGGCCGGCTGTTCGGCGGGCGTGTTCACGGCCAGAGCGGGCCTCGATACGGTACTCTACGACCGCGGCCGCTCGTCGCTCAAGCGCTGCGCCCACCTCGAAAACTACCTCGGTTTCCCGGCCGGTATCGACATCGAGACGCTGTACGACCGCATTCAGGACCACGCTGCGGCCGCTGGCTGTACCGTCGTCTCCGAACTGGTCGAATCGCTCGACAGAACCGATGACGGGGATGGATTCGTCGTTGAGACGCAGGATGGAGAGACGGCCACGACTCGCCGTGTCATCGCGGCGACCCGCTACGACGGCGAGTACATGCGTGGCCTCGACGACGACGCGGCGATGTTCGAGACGTACGAACACGACGGCGAGGAACGCGAAACCTTCGACCGTGAGTATGCCAACGCGGACGGCACGACACCGGTTCCGGGTCTCTACGTTGCGTCACCGTCCGACGAAGCGGATATGCAGGCGATCATTGCGGCCGGCCGGGGCGCGCGGGTCGCCCGCCGGGTAATCGCGGATGTGAGAATAGATGACGGCTGGTGGGAGACTGTCGCTGACGGCGTGGACTGGGTCCGTCGCGAGGCCGAGCTAGACGACGAATGGACTGAGCGAGCAACCTGGGTCGACTATTTCGACGACCGATACGCCGAGGATGCCCCCGTTGCGCCGGATTCGGATCAGTTCCAGCGGGTCCGTGAGGCGGTCATCGACGAACGGCGGTCGTCGTATATCACGTCCGATGAGATAGCTGCCCGGACAGAAACAGGGCAGGAAACACTGGCTGGATACCTAGACCCCGCAGCGGTCGTTTCGGGGCTAGATCAGACTGCTGTTCTCGATGCGATGGACGATGAAACAATCCGGGACTACCTCACTGCGAGCGACGGACGGACGGAGGTGAGCGAGTAA
- a CDS encoding carotenoid oxygenase family protein: protein MASHPGFHSLYDEAAASISVTGDLPDWLRGSLIRNGPGAFSLPNGSSVDHWFDGFAMLYRFTFDPDTDTVHYRNRFLRTDAYKAATSGEFEGGFATGETTLRSRLATFLTDPYDNTNIIAERFGGEYLALTESPRKVRFDPNTLETTGHLEHDDDVPTGQLSCAHVKRDPMSGVLVNVDTAFGRTSQYHVTAMSPDGTRRHVGSVDTDRPAYMHSFALTPRYVVLTEFPLRLDPRRFLKPGRQAPFIEQFEWDPDRGTRIVIMDRTTGTVVAEPVIDAVFGFHHINAFERAGGRELVFDLETVPDATTIDSLYLDALRAGEMGAIVGRIERFIVDLGTGSGVTRYGPADVTVSREMLYPDGSALPTVSPSRWCRPHRYVYAMGMDTPVTEWARRVLKLDTNTGAVETFDDGGDYFGEPVFVPAPDDDAEDDGVVLVVALDADDDQSRLLVLDGQTFAERARASLPHAAPFDFHGRYFPELRVATGN, encoded by the coding sequence ATGGCTTCTCACCCCGGGTTCCACTCCCTGTATGATGAGGCGGCGGCATCCATCTCCGTGACCGGTGACCTCCCTGACTGGCTCCGTGGCAGTCTCATCCGGAACGGACCCGGCGCGTTCTCTCTCCCGAACGGTAGCAGTGTCGACCACTGGTTCGACGGCTTCGCGATGCTGTACCGATTTACCTTCGATCCTGACACCGACACTGTTCACTACCGGAACCGCTTCCTCCGGACAGACGCGTACAAGGCGGCGACGAGTGGCGAGTTCGAGGGCGGCTTTGCGACCGGCGAGACGACGCTTCGCTCGCGGCTGGCGACGTTCCTGACCGACCCGTACGACAACACGAATATCATCGCCGAGCGGTTCGGTGGCGAGTACCTCGCACTGACTGAATCGCCCCGGAAGGTGCGGTTCGACCCGAACACGCTCGAAACGACGGGTCACCTCGAACACGACGACGACGTGCCGACAGGACAACTCTCCTGTGCCCATGTTAAGCGCGACCCGATGAGCGGCGTCCTCGTCAACGTCGATACGGCGTTCGGACGGACAAGCCAGTACCACGTCACCGCAATGTCGCCCGACGGGACCCGGCGACACGTCGGGAGCGTCGACACCGACCGGCCGGCGTACATGCACAGTTTCGCGCTTACGCCCCGATACGTCGTCTTGACGGAGTTCCCGCTTCGACTCGACCCGCGACGGTTTCTCAAGCCCGGCCGGCAAGCCCCCTTCATCGAGCAGTTCGAGTGGGACCCCGACCGCGGGACCCGGATCGTTATCATGGACCGGACTACCGGGACGGTCGTGGCCGAGCCGGTTATCGACGCCGTATTTGGCTTTCACCACATCAACGCGTTCGAACGAGCCGGCGGCAGGGAACTCGTGTTCGATCTCGAAACAGTCCCCGACGCGACAACTATCGACTCTCTGTATCTGGACGCCCTTCGTGCGGGCGAGATGGGCGCTATCGTCGGCCGCATCGAGCGGTTCATCGTCGACCTCGGTACCGGGAGCGGGGTGACCCGCTACGGCCCTGCCGATGTGACGGTGTCGCGAGAGATGTTGTACCCGGACGGCAGCGCGCTGCCGACCGTCTCACCGTCGCGCTGGTGTCGCCCGCACCGCTACGTGTACGCGATGGGGATGGACACCCCCGTTACTGAGTGGGCCCGTCGCGTGCTGAAACTCGACACGAACACTGGTGCTGTCGAGACGTTTGACGACGGAGGGGACTACTTCGGCGAGCCGGTGTTTGTCCCCGCACCCGACGACGACGCCGAAGATGACGGCGTTGTGCTGGTCGTTGCGCTGGACGCGGACGACGACCAGTCCCGGTTACTCGTCCTTGACGGTCAGACGTTTGCGGAGCGCGCCAGAGCGTCGCTCCCCCACGCAGCTCCGTTTGATTTCCACGGCCGATACTTCCCCGAGCTTCGGGTGGCGACCGGCAACTAA
- a CDS encoding DMT family transporter has product MTHSTRYIGLLFAALALIWGLSFVAIKTGLESVPPVLLAAVRHDIAAVVLLGYALWRGRSLRPQTRDDWSLIFIGGTVLIGAHFALLFLGQQYVPSSFGAILLSLTPVVTPAFASTLIPSYRARPHELIGTVCGFIGVVIIANPTPGAVGGRPLGVALLISSAVAFAVGAVLTERYTSSLPLVSLQAWMTLLGAGILHAVSAGLPSERLGTVTVGLEQIAAIAYLGIVASAIGFLLYFRLISTVGAAETSLVSYVVPAVTAISGWLLLGETLGPVTVAGFAVIVVGFAWVKADVLRSLRRRRTDSPSYRSYGPRDDCVVVSGNAYTTRE; this is encoded by the coding sequence ATGACACACTCGACACGATATATCGGCTTGCTGTTTGCTGCGCTCGCACTCATCTGGGGACTCTCATTTGTGGCGATCAAGACTGGTCTCGAAAGCGTCCCGCCGGTGTTGCTGGCAGCTGTTCGACACGACATCGCTGCAGTCGTCCTGCTTGGCTACGCCCTCTGGCGAGGGCGGTCATTGCGCCCACAGACTCGCGATGACTGGTCGCTGATTTTCATCGGCGGCACCGTCCTCATCGGGGCACACTTCGCGCTCCTGTTTCTCGGCCAGCAGTACGTCCCGAGTTCCTTCGGCGCAATCCTGCTCAGTCTCACGCCGGTGGTGACGCCGGCGTTCGCATCGACGTTGATACCGAGCTACAGGGCTCGACCACACGAACTCATCGGCACCGTCTGTGGGTTCATCGGTGTGGTCATCATTGCGAACCCCACACCGGGAGCGGTCGGCGGTCGGCCGCTCGGTGTCGCCCTGCTCATCAGTTCGGCTGTCGCCTTCGCTGTCGGCGCAGTCCTGACCGAGCGCTACACCAGTTCGCTCCCGCTCGTGAGCCTGCAGGCCTGGATGACGCTGCTCGGGGCAGGCATCCTGCACGCTGTCAGCGCAGGGTTGCCCTCGGAGCGACTCGGAACCGTCACGGTTGGCCTCGAACAGATAGCCGCAATCGCGTATCTCGGCATCGTCGCCAGCGCAATCGGCTTCCTCCTTTACTTCCGCCTGATCAGCACAGTTGGGGCCGCTGAAACCAGCCTGGTGTCCTACGTGGTTCCGGCAGTGACGGCCATCAGCGGCTGGCTCCTGCTCGGGGAGACACTCGGCCCGGTAACCGTCGCCGGCTTCGCCGTCATCGTGGTCGGCTTCGCGTGGGTGAAAGCCGACGTGCTTCGGTCGTTACGCCGTCGCCGGACGGACTCGCCATCGTATCGATCGTATGGGCCACGAGACGATTGCGTCGTCGTCAGCGGGAACGCGTACACGACCCGCGAGTGA
- a CDS encoding DUF7571 family protein has translation MQLCQNCQATIDEYLLDKQLEPLRDLTVDDFNLCSDCVTVVADACVECDGAVYVPRSKSAVPDCCPACRSEYIDKTGSDPGWHFDTMSS, from the coding sequence ATGCAACTGTGCCAAAACTGTCAGGCGACTATCGACGAGTACCTCTTGGACAAACAACTCGAACCCCTGCGAGACCTCACAGTCGACGACTTCAATCTCTGTTCGGATTGCGTGACTGTCGTCGCAGACGCCTGTGTGGAGTGCGACGGCGCGGTGTACGTTCCCAGGTCCAAATCCGCGGTTCCTGACTGCTGCCCCGCGTGCCGGTCTGAGTACATCGACAAGACCGGGAGCGACCCGGGCTGGCATTTCGACACGATGTCCAGCTGA
- a CDS encoding class I SAM-dependent methyltransferase yields MDPDDVRNDWASRSGKFSPAYYAELGPNEVSETLVNVLDHYVHDDARIIELGCGSGRHLAHLQTNGYGNLLGIDINDESFDVMAEHYPRLAESGTFHTGALEDIVTEFEDDAFDVVYSVETLQHIHPDDAWVFEEVARIAGDLLIIAENEGNSPERGREDTAVSYVDDEFPLYHRNWKQVFSELGFAQLIREPTSRDTIRVFRAP; encoded by the coding sequence ATGGACCCGGACGACGTTCGCAACGACTGGGCCTCCCGTTCCGGGAAGTTCTCGCCGGCGTACTACGCTGAACTCGGACCGAACGAGGTGAGTGAGACGCTGGTCAATGTACTCGACCACTACGTCCACGACGACGCCCGGATCATCGAACTGGGCTGTGGCTCGGGTCGCCATCTGGCGCACCTGCAGACCAACGGATACGGGAATCTCCTCGGCATCGACATCAACGACGAATCCTTCGACGTAATGGCTGAGCACTACCCTCGACTCGCAGAGTCGGGGACGTTCCACACCGGTGCCCTCGAAGACATCGTCACCGAGTTCGAGGACGACGCCTTCGATGTCGTGTACTCGGTCGAAACGCTCCAGCACATCCACCCCGATGACGCATGGGTGTTCGAAGAGGTCGCCCGTATCGCCGGGGACCTCCTCATCATCGCCGAAAACGAGGGGAACAGCCCCGAACGTGGACGCGAAGACACTGCGGTGAGTTACGTCGACGACGAGTTCCCGCTGTATCACCGCAACTGGAAGCAGGTGTTTTCGGAACTCGGGTTCGCGCAGCTAATCCGTGAACCCACGTCCCGGGACACCATTCGCGTGTTCCGTGCGCCGTAG
- a CDS encoding SHOCT domain-containing protein, with translation MGMTPGGWWLLFAVFIITAIAVGALLYVQLRREATVEPDSLETLKQQYASGEIDETELETRADRLLQYES, from the coding sequence ATGGGCATGACTCCGGGCGGTTGGTGGCTGCTGTTCGCAGTATTCATCATCACTGCTATCGCGGTCGGTGCTTTGCTGTACGTACAGCTTCGGAGGGAAGCGACCGTCGAGCCGGATTCACTGGAGACGCTCAAACAACAGTACGCATCGGGCGAGATTGACGAGACTGAGCTTGAAACACGGGCTGACCGATTGCTCCAGTACGAGTCATAG
- a CDS encoding pyridoxamine 5'-phosphate oxidase family protein → MQELSDDAVVDVLTDNGIGVLALSSPTGTAPYPIPVAFGYDPATDSLAFHLSESDDSQKHQYLSADATVGFTVYEETEPKSVWRSVVVTGELAEATYDEVEPALASLASNTQFAPNPVSWDDTSTTTPYELRIDDWYGREFRVG, encoded by the coding sequence ATGCAAGAACTAAGTGACGACGCGGTCGTCGATGTCCTCACCGACAACGGAATCGGCGTGCTGGCACTGTCAAGTCCAACAGGGACGGCCCCGTATCCGATCCCGGTGGCGTTCGGCTACGATCCAGCGACGGATAGCCTGGCGTTTCACCTGTCAGAGAGTGACGATAGCCAGAAACACCAGTATCTGAGCGCAGACGCCACAGTCGGGTTCACGGTATACGAGGAAACCGAACCTAAATCGGTGTGGCGGAGCGTCGTGGTCACGGGTGAACTGGCGGAGGCGACGTACGACGAGGTAGAGCCGGCCCTTGCCTCGCTGGCCAGCAACACACAGTTCGCCCCGAACCCAGTTAGCTGGGACGACACATCGACGACGACGCCGTACGAACTTCGAATCGACGACTGGTACGGACGGGAATTCCGAGTCGGGTGA
- a CDS encoding bacteriohemerythrin: protein MGTDSTGAFAEWDEERYSTNIERFDEQHKRLFGLLNDLHTAMNEGHSEEEVGDILRELERYTEYHFGDEEEFMQNCGYAMDCSDCFYNHREMHEEFADKVRELREKHENGEYVTMEVLTVARDWLDAHIAAGDEDQNYADYFQNEVSDDYEYEPGQLYHDRTASEDPVPVDRQSEDAGVRLDSDIYDGGSLSVPEGSVAAWFEAVVSEHGDRTAALVRDDGEFVERSFEELAERAKAVAGGLLSTDLRPGDRLAIRAQSQYEWSVLDLACHFAGLVPVALYPSASDDRAAQIIERTGATGLVAAGDVTEDLALAVETVLAFEDVPTEEARVLPGLQTDGDEVATVAFDVASPAEKAGCALTHRNLLAAAESLREALPTGPDATGTCSLPLAHIYQRVSTYYLWATGSAVAYLGADEFVDQLAAVEPDVLVGVPKMYQQLYGTVQDRLGDMGWMKRKVGGRVASYGEGIVEGRGTPLKYRAANRLVYKPLRQEAGLSNLTYALSGTGRLDDHLLYFFRGLGVPICELYGSVGTTGVGALNSANSYVEGSIGDPMPGIEIAVSENRELLVRGPTVLGGFLHDDQTGAQTLLDNWYHTGEVGEVGPDGTLSLGE from the coding sequence ATGGGCACAGACTCGACGGGGGCGTTCGCCGAGTGGGACGAAGAACGGTACAGCACCAATATCGAGCGGTTCGACGAGCAGCACAAGCGCCTGTTCGGGCTACTGAACGACCTCCACACGGCGATGAACGAAGGCCACTCGGAGGAAGAGGTCGGTGACATTCTCCGGGAACTGGAACGCTACACGGAGTACCATTTCGGTGACGAAGAGGAGTTCATGCAGAACTGTGGCTACGCCATGGACTGCAGCGACTGTTTCTACAACCACCGTGAAATGCACGAGGAGTTCGCCGACAAAGTACGCGAACTCCGCGAGAAACACGAAAACGGGGAGTACGTCACGATGGAAGTCCTGACGGTCGCCCGGGACTGGCTCGATGCACACATCGCTGCCGGGGACGAAGACCAGAACTACGCGGACTACTTCCAGAACGAAGTCAGCGACGACTACGAGTACGAACCGGGGCAGCTCTATCATGACCGGACGGCATCAGAAGACCCGGTCCCAGTTGATCGCCAGAGCGAGGACGCCGGCGTTCGCCTCGACAGCGATATCTACGACGGGGGCTCGCTTTCGGTCCCGGAGGGGTCAGTAGCGGCCTGGTTCGAAGCTGTCGTTTCGGAGCACGGGGATCGGACCGCGGCGCTCGTCCGGGATGACGGCGAGTTCGTCGAGCGGAGTTTCGAGGAGCTGGCCGAGCGGGCGAAAGCAGTCGCTGGCGGCCTCCTCTCGACGGACCTACGTCCGGGGGACCGACTGGCAATCAGGGCACAGTCCCAGTACGAGTGGTCCGTCCTCGACTTAGCCTGTCACTTCGCCGGACTGGTCCCGGTCGCGCTCTACCCGTCTGCGAGCGATGACCGGGCAGCCCAGATTATCGAACGGACCGGCGCAACCGGACTCGTAGCAGCGGGGGACGTGACCGAAGACCTCGCGCTGGCCGTCGAAACCGTGCTTGCTTTCGAGGACGTACCGACCGAGGAAGCGAGAGTGCTTCCCGGCCTACAGACGGACGGTGACGAGGTTGCGACAGTCGCGTTCGACGTGGCATCCCCTGCGGAGAAGGCCGGCTGCGCGCTGACACACCGAAATCTGCTGGCGGCCGCAGAGAGCCTCCGAGAGGCGCTTCCCACAGGCCCCGACGCCACCGGAACGTGTTCGCTCCCGCTTGCACATATCTATCAGCGCGTCTCGACGTACTACCTCTGGGCGACCGGGAGCGCCGTCGCCTACCTCGGGGCCGATGAGTTCGTCGACCAGCTCGCGGCTGTTGAGCCGGATGTGCTCGTCGGTGTCCCGAAGATGTACCAGCAGCTCTACGGAACCGTTCAGGACCGTCTCGGCGACATGGGCTGGATGAAACGGAAGGTCGGCGGTCGAGTGGCGTCCTACGGAGAGGGTATCGTCGAGGGACGTGGGACGCCGCTGAAATACAGAGCCGCCAATCGCCTCGTCTACAAGCCGCTCCGACAAGAAGCGGGGTTATCGAACCTCACTTACGCGCTCTCAGGGACGGGCCGGCTCGACGATCATCTGCTGTACTTCTTCCGGGGGCTGGGCGTTCCGATATGCGAGCTATACGGCTCCGTCGGCACAACCGGTGTGGGCGCACTGAACTCGGCAAACTCCTACGTCGAAGGGTCGATTGGGGACCCGATGCCGGGCATTGAAATCGCCGTCTCCGAAAACAGAGAGCTACTGGTCCGAGGCCCCACCGTCCTTGGCGGGTTCCTTCACGACGATCAGACCGGCGCGCAGACGCTCCTCGACAACTGGTACCACACCGGCGAAGTCGGTGAAGTGGGACCGGATGGCACGCTTTCGCTCGGTGAGTGA
- a CDS encoding amidohydrolase family protein produces MILNAGTLITMDDERTVRSEGHVVVENGDIVAIEDGYASGGDVIDATDEVVIPGLVNCHTHMYALPIRGAPLDASPESFYEALVDIWWNVDEAFTERDARLSALGSCAEMLQSGVTTFCDNYSGPNTLPGGLDAVAEGVSQTPIRGMISFETTARNSEAQARDGIAENKRFIDEAEDRYDSVSGHYCLHTLFTNTEDIVGECVDRATDDDRPIQIHLEEGLVDVHESIADYGKRPVPALEDMGFFDAEVIAAHCVHSTESEIEILAENDVSVAHNPYSNINNAVGVADVETMQAHEMTIGLGDDGWDPDMFETMRSAVGIHKLKQRNPSGFDMATALEWATIGSAAVLGMDDAVGSIEVGKRGDFVTLDLGPNPVLDESAPYYVVSAASRGDVTRTIIDGVPVYDQNSGVAGVDDSDMAAVGDASAELWDRL; encoded by the coding sequence GTGATACTGAACGCAGGGACGCTCATCACCATGGACGATGAGCGAACGGTCCGGTCGGAGGGACACGTCGTTGTCGAGAACGGTGATATCGTCGCTATCGAGGACGGCTACGCGTCGGGGGGCGACGTGATTGACGCCACTGACGAAGTCGTTATTCCGGGACTGGTGAACTGCCATACCCACATGTACGCGCTCCCGATACGCGGCGCGCCCCTCGATGCGTCACCTGAGAGCTTCTACGAAGCGCTTGTCGACATCTGGTGGAACGTCGACGAGGCGTTTACCGAACGTGACGCTCGCCTGTCTGCACTGGGTTCCTGTGCCGAAATGCTTCAAAGCGGCGTCACTACGTTCTGTGACAACTACTCTGGGCCGAACACGCTGCCGGGCGGTCTCGATGCCGTTGCCGAGGGGGTGTCACAGACGCCGATCCGCGGGATGATTTCCTTCGAGACGACAGCCCGAAACTCCGAGGCCCAGGCCAGAGACGGCATCGCGGAGAACAAGCGATTCATCGACGAAGCGGAAGACCGGTACGACTCCGTGTCCGGCCACTACTGCCTCCACACGCTGTTCACCAACACCGAAGACATCGTGGGAGAGTGCGTCGACAGGGCGACCGACGACGACCGCCCTATCCAGATACATCTCGAAGAGGGACTGGTCGACGTTCACGAATCCATTGCCGACTACGGGAAACGACCGGTGCCAGCGTTAGAAGACATGGGCTTTTTCGACGCCGAAGTCATCGCCGCCCACTGCGTCCATTCCACCGAGTCCGAAATCGAAATTCTCGCGGAAAACGATGTGAGCGTCGCTCACAACCCCTATTCTAACATCAACAACGCCGTCGGTGTCGCCGATGTGGAAACGATGCAAGCCCACGAGATGACAATCGGACTCGGTGATGACGGGTGGGATCCGGATATGTTCGAGACTATGCGTTCGGCCGTCGGTATACACAAACTCAAGCAACGCAACCCGAGCGGCTTCGACATGGCCACCGCCCTCGAATGGGCGACAATCGGCAGTGCGGCGGTGCTGGGAATGGACGACGCTGTTGGTAGTATCGAGGTCGGCAAACGCGGTGATTTCGTCACGCTGGATCTGGGACCGAATCCGGTGCTGGACGAAAGTGCGCCCTACTACGTCGTTAGCGCCGCAAGCCGTGGGGACGTGACCCGGACGATTATCGACGGGGTGCCTGTGTACGACCAGAACTCAGGCGTCGCTGGTGTCGACGATTCGGACATGGCCGCCGTCGGCGATGCGAGTGCCGAACTCTGGGACCGGTTGTAA
- a CDS encoding dihydroorotase, producing the protein MTEVHITDAQLVTGGGVQHGEIAISGGTIDAAGPPSSVPTPSDPETVIDADGMIALPGAIDVHTHMHDDELFPDGIDFASQTASAVAGGVTTVIELPTQTPITTPEALQEKAETCSALAHVDFGLVAGNVQDPDIDVAGIMDAGTADFKTFTADPYLADDETIARLMRRVSDAGGAVRVHCETQGLLDDARSTIDGDEPDVYMDSRPLEAELDAISRAGYVAEYADCPLHVVHISSGSGAREAGRFKSRANVPVTLETCPQYLAFSKGDVAEKGPFLKVNPSLKSDTERERLWDAVQDGTIDLVGTDHFPTYRETREAGWEDIWEPYAGLPGVETMVEFLVSDGVHEDRISWPRLRELVCAAPARNAGIYPEKGSLQPGTDADLVLIRTEEYEVTADDYTFVGGWTPYEGQHWSARVDTVIAGGEIVATDHEVQSTAGRGQFLDRPL; encoded by the coding sequence ATGACAGAGGTTCACATTACAGACGCACAGCTGGTGACGGGGGGAGGCGTTCAACACGGCGAAATAGCTATTTCCGGCGGGACGATAGACGCTGCTGGTCCGCCGTCGTCGGTCCCGACACCCAGTGACCCGGAGACTGTCATCGACGCGGACGGCATGATCGCGCTTCCGGGGGCTATCGACGTGCACACGCACATGCACGACGACGAGCTGTTTCCGGACGGGATCGACTTCGCGTCACAGACCGCGAGTGCGGTCGCCGGTGGAGTGACGACGGTCATCGAGTTACCGACGCAGACACCCATCACAACCCCAGAGGCACTGCAGGAGAAGGCGGAGACGTGCTCGGCGCTGGCCCACGTCGATTTCGGCCTCGTTGCGGGCAACGTGCAGGACCCGGACATCGACGTGGCCGGCATCATGGACGCCGGAACGGCAGATTTCAAGACATTTACCGCTGACCCGTATCTGGCTGACGACGAAACCATCGCTCGGCTCATGCGGCGTGTCAGCGATGCCGGCGGAGCAGTACGCGTTCACTGTGAGACGCAAGGACTGCTCGACGACGCACGGTCGACTATCGACGGCGACGAGCCCGACGTGTACATGGACTCACGACCGCTGGAAGCCGAACTTGACGCGATCTCTCGGGCAGGCTATGTCGCAGAATACGCCGACTGTCCATTACACGTCGTCCACATCTCAAGCGGGAGCGGCGCGCGCGAGGCCGGGCGCTTCAAATCACGAGCCAACGTTCCGGTTACGCTCGAAACCTGTCCACAGTACCTGGCCTTCTCGAAGGGTGACGTTGCCGAAAAGGGACCGTTCTTGAAGGTCAATCCAAGCCTCAAATCCGACACCGAGCGAGAGCGGCTCTGGGATGCTGTACAGGACGGGACAATCGACCTTGTCGGCACAGATCACTTCCCGACTTACCGCGAGACACGCGAAGCCGGCTGGGAGGACATCTGGGAGCCCTACGCCGGCCTCCCGGGCGTCGAAACGATGGTCGAGTTCCTCGTCAGCGACGGCGTCCACGAAGACCGCATATCTTGGCCGCGGCTCCGCGAACTCGTGTGTGCGGCTCCGGCCCGGAACGCTGGTATCTATCCCGAGAAAGGCTCGCTGCAGCCCGGAACAGATGCGGACTTGGTGCTCATTCGGACTGAGGAGTACGAGGTCACTGCCGACGACTATACGTTCGTCGGTGGCTGGACGCCATACGAGGGACAGCACTGGAGTGCGCGCGTGGACACAGTCATCGCTGGCGGTGAGATCGTCGCAACGGACCACGAGGTACAGTCAACAGCGGGCCGTGGCCAGTTTCTGGACCGCCCGCTGTAG